From a single Miscanthus floridulus cultivar M001 chromosome 8, ASM1932011v1, whole genome shotgun sequence genomic region:
- the LOC136474515 gene encoding uncharacterized protein: MAMVMENQQPLAPMPVVPAPPLPPPPPPPLPPPPQAYKHRCKVCKKGFMCGRALGGHMRAHGVTDDGLSADDDAHEDDDDDDSVPCAGAWDSSEAAATKRMYSLRTNAGRHKNCRVCENCGKEFTSWKSLLDHGRCNYDREKDDLNIAGADIDGEDEEDLALAAGGWSKGKRTRRTKVIVVDNGSQIDEPQLVPTTSREEEDLANCLVMLASSSGGVQPQAIADVHQQPYASTSKGERAPARKDEQRFLVPPQPISMLPPTVPQFKFLAPPQVMPSPAVPRGLFECKACKKVFTSHQALGGHRASHKKVKGCFAAKLEESSRNDSPQPSAASSNDNVKVVVEAIPAIVDTTESNGVDGNAEVNMLNARTTAVVAATSAPEMDNIMQVDEAPSSSTVSPFKKKGKVHECSICHRVFMSGQALGGHKRCHWLTTVAGDPTAAVAKLPFITQDHVMHAAMCQQLTLGPPVYGTSDSCLDLNVPMNQSADPAATRQAAGINESMLSLNAPASLYMHPWAGHTNARNMHNTAATSGHYDLPEASAATEDEADSTSAKRAKISDLKDMNMAGETSPWLQVGIALPSETNVKLLKPKG; this comes from the coding sequence ATGGCGATGGTTATGGAGAACCAGCAGCCGCTGGCGCCGATGCCGGTGGTCCCGGCGCCGCCCCTGCCTCCTCCACCCCCTCCGCCGTTGCCGCCACCTCCGCAAGCGTACAAGCACCGCTGCAAGGTGTGCAAGAAGGGGTTCATGTGCGGGCGCGCGCTGGGCGGCCACATGCGAGCCCACGGCGTTACCGACGACGGGCTCAGCGCCGACGACGACGCGcacgaagacgacgacgacgacgactccgTCCCCTGCGCCGGCGCATGGGACTCTTCGGAGGCGGCGGCGACGAAGCGCATGTACTCGCTCCGCACCAATGCGGGCCGGCACAAGAATTGCAGGGTGTGCGAGAACTGCGGGAAGGAGTTCACGTCGTGGAAATCTTTGCTGGATCACGGCAGGTGCAACTACGATCGGGAGAAGGACGACCTCAACATCGCCGGCGCCGACATCGATGGCGAAGATGAGGAGGACCTAGCATTGGCAGCCGGCGGTTGGTCGAAAGGGAAACGTACACGCCGGACCAAGGTGATCGTTGTGGACAACGGTTCACAAATTGATGAGCCGCAGCTGGTGCCGACCACGTCAAGGGAGGAGGAGGACCTCGCCAACTGCCTCGTCATGCTGGCATCATCGAGTGGCGGCGTGCAGCCGCAAGCCATTGCTGACGTCCACCAACAACCATACGCATCGACGAGCAAGGGCGAGCGTGCACCGGCGAGGAAGGATGAGCAGAGATTCCTTGTGCCTCCACAACCAATCTCTATGCTACCACCTACCGTACCACAGTTCAAGTTTCTGGCGCCACCACAAGTGATGCCGTCGCCGGCCGTGCCTCGTGGCTTATTTGAGTGCAAGGCATGCAAGAAGGTGTTCACGTCTCACCAGGCTCTCGGCGGCCACCGTGCCAGCCACAAAAAGGTCAAAGGGTGCTTCGCGGCCAAGCTAGAAGAGAGCAGCCGCAACGACTCCCCGCAACCCAGCGCGGCGTCTTCCAATGACAACGTCAAGGTCGTGGTTGAAGCCATCCCCGCCATCGTCGACACCACAGAATCGAACGGTGTCGATGGCAACGCGGAAGTCAACATGCTAAATGCTAGAACCACCGCGGTTGTCGCGGCCACCTCTGCACCAGAAATGGATAATATCATGCAGGTCGACGAGGCGCCCTcatcctccaccgtttcaccctTCAAGAAGAAGGGGAAGGTGCACGAGTGCTCCATCTGCCACCGCGTCTTCATGTCAGGGCAAGCGCTCGGCGGCCACAAGCGGTGCCACTGGCTCACGACGGTGGCCGGGGACCCGACGGCGGCGGTCGCCAAGCTGCCCTTCATTACTCAAGATCACGTCATGCACGCCGCCATGTGCCAGCAGCTCACCCTCGGTCCACCGGTGTATGGGACGTCCGATTCGTGTCTTGACCTCAACGTGCCCATGAATCAATCTGCAGATCCAGCTGCCACGAGACAAGCAGCCGGGATCAACGAAAGCATGCTGAGCCTCAATGCACCGGCGTCGCTGTACATGCACCCATGGGCCGGACATACCAACGCGAGAAACATGCACAACACGGCGGCGACAAGTGGTCACTACGACTTGCCGGAAGCCAGCGCCGCCACCGAGGATGAAGCGGATAGTACGAGTGCCAAACGAGCCAAGATCAGTGACCTCAAGGACATGAACATGGCTGGGGAGACCTCGCCGTGGCTGCAAGTTGGCATTGCCCTACCGTCCGAGACCAACGTGAAACTGCTCAAGCCTAAAGGCTAG